The following is a genomic window from Antechinus flavipes isolate AdamAnt ecotype Samford, QLD, Australia chromosome 3, AdamAnt_v2, whole genome shotgun sequence.
AATTGGCAAAGAACTAGAGGCCTGAGTTAAAATTCTGGCTTTACTATCTTCACTAGCTGTGAACATCACTCTTTTCAGCTCTTATTTCCTCCTCTGGGACTTCTGGCTCCTTTAATGAGGGAAATAACAGGAAAACAACTATATAGATACAAGATAGATAACAGTCTTAATTGGAGGTAATCTCAAAAGGAAAGGCTGTAGTATTGAGGGAGAGGTCCTGGAAATGGCCCCTTGTAGAAGATAGGATTAGAGCTGATACTTGAGAGAGGCTAGAGATAGATAAGGAAAATAGAGCATTCTATACTTGGATTTAGTTTTTGAAAAGGCCTAGAGCTGTAGGAGTATTTTGTGAGAATAACCATTAGAAAGACCAGTGTTGCTGGATTGGAGTGTATGAAGAAGAGAATgataagaagcctggaaagatagaaagggaatTGCTTCTGAagactctaaaaaacaaaacatgattcAATATTTGATTTTGTATGTAATAGGAATGGAATTTATTGAAGGGGCAAGGAatgacctgtgctttaggaaaaatcacCAAAAACATTGAAATGAATGGATTTTTGTAGTTTTGCAATATATAGAGAGATTAGGTCTCTCTAACTAGGTCAAGTGAGCTATCTGTGGGAAAATAGAAATTCACTTTACAGAATACTTCATTTTAAGAGGAgtcctttttacattttaagtgTTGTGGAAAGATAAAGGAGAGAAGCCTaagaattttgattaaattaatagCCACTTTTCTCTGTATAACATGGAGTATGAACTGCTGATATCAATTAAAAGTTATTGTTTTGAAGTTTAGAATGAGTTTCTTCCTGTGGAAAGGAGCACCACTAAAAAGAAACACAATAGTGTTAGAGCTGAAAAAATTTTAAGCATCATCTTGTTCAACACCTTCATTGTATCGTTTAGGAAACAGACTAAGggtgattaagtgactttccagtaGTCACAACTAGTGGGTCTAAAAGCTGGAACATGAACacagtattcttttcatttggCCTTTTGCCTTTTCTGGGAAAATTTTTAGTGCTCACTAAatgtcagtaattttttttaacttaattattttaatttgacagAGAAATTCTCTCATCATCTAAGTGGGAGGGAGtagatggagaaatgaaaaaaccTTTGTAACATGCAAAGTAAAGAATAAGTTTATGcattggctatgtccaaaaataCATATGAAGGTATCCATCTTTGGGGAAATGTACAGCTTTCAAAATAGGAAGTATTCTGAGAAATGATCGTGTCTCATCTTTCACTCAGTTCAAGAATTCCATTTTTATAGTAATTGGTATAGTTATGCCATTTCTTATTGAACTCTTTTCTTACTGTGACCATAGAAATGTATGGATACTTTTTTGAAGTAAATTCTGTGAATATGTTCACCTTGTTGGCTCTACTCTTACTATCttgagtattttaaaatcaatttcccTTTTCACCTGATCTAACATTCACTAATAGCATACTTAATAAAACTCACaattaaagagagagaatttctgTTCACTTCTGTTCACttgaaatcttatttaaaaatagaaaataaatttatcaaaaaaGAGTTTTGAGGCATAGTGTCAACAAAACTTCAGGAAAAGGAAATCAGTTAAAGATAAAATTTATGGGAAGGGTTTGCCTTAATGTAGAAGCTTCCTAAAAGTCAGCTACAAAAAATCCTTATCTGTCTTTTTGAATGTATTAGTCTACTTAGAGGAGTAGCCTTATATAGGTTATAAtctgaataaatacaaaaatatatttttgtgggTATATGTGAATATGGGCATTCAGTGTTTGCTTATTTAAAATTCTGCCATAATCGacactagcaaaaaaaaaaaagtgcctgtTGGATTGGTATATATTTTTATGGAATTTGGGAAAGTTGGGAGCATAATCAAGTAAATTATAAATTCTAACTTTAAAAATCCTTagccttgtctttttttttagtttaaattcaCAGGATTCATTTCAAATGCTTATGGAAGAGTTAAAAACTTAGATTATGTTTTAATTCTCTTAAAATAGAATCActttttctgtgttttgtttgtttgtttatttttaaatacaggtCTTTATCACCAGAATTTAGGAATACTGAACACTATAGACAGAGATATCCCCATGGCAGTTATGACTATGAATATAAAGGGTTCAGGAAGGATCCCAAACGGACTGTGCCTTGGAGAATGGACAATGAGAAATATGAACAAAATGATCCAAGGATTTCCTCTCATGGAAGTGTACATCACAGAATTTATGAACACAGGTCCCCTTCCCCAAGTGTAAGGAGGGACTGTTTAGAAGATACTTACAGTTATAAGCCTCACCGGGGATATTCACCAGAAAGGGGCGATAGTAGTCGAAAATTTCattatattcccaaatatttagaTACACTACCCTACAAAGAACATGAATGGCATTATTCTTCACAAAAAGTTTCAGGAAGGTACGTGCTTGATGATGCCAGATTTActggaattggaaaagaagtgaaaCCTTTGCATAGATCAGCAGACTCTTTTAAATTTGAAGGAAAGTGGCATGAAGATGAGCTGAGGTACCAGAGGACACAGGAAGATAAATATGCTCAGTCACCTCGTAGGGGTCCTGAAGAACTTGTGCCAAGGAACTCTTTTCAGAAGAGGTACAGGAAAACATTAAATCTGGGTAATGTAGTGTAAAGCTTCTAgcaaaaaatagctttttacatTATAGTTGAAGAGAACTACTTTGAAAATCTtgtctaaaacatttttttttaattgtaattttgtTATGGGGTTTTGGGAATTCTGAAGTATTTATCTTTAAGGTAAATCTTGTTGATggctagaatattttttttaaaggatgttatttttttttttttaactactttgCCTCTCTGCACAGACTTGTGGATTATAGGTTAACTTCTGCATTCTGCTTTTAAGGCCATTCTGTGCAGCATTCTACATATAaattctcactttcttctctctagTGCAAGTATAAACTGCTTTATATCAACACAGGTATCCTGAGGATGGTGATTTCAGAGAATATGGACATTCATCAAAAAGAACTAAAGACATGGAAAGATATGAAAACAGAGAGCCATCCAGGAATCCTAAATGGAAGCCAGAACACTCTTTCCCATCTTACCAAGAGAAGAAAGGGCAAAGGAGCGTTGAACCCCAAAACTATCGATCTGCAGAAAGGGAGTATCTAGAAGATAATTCATTGGCAAAGATCTCCTATGGCTATCGACACAAACATTATAAGCACTCAGATGAGGAACAGTCCTTTTCTAATGGAAGAACACAGAAATAttccaaggaagaagatagaaaataCAGTTCTCCAAAAGATTCTCTAAATAGAGAGTTAGATTGTTTTAGTAGTAATGGAAgaatgagagacactgaggaagggaattttgattctttaaaatatccTAAGAAGGCTTGTGGTGCCTGTACtaatctttataaaaatgatattgaTATGAGACTCTTTAGTAATAAACTGAAggaaagagtaaagaaagaaattgatttgaaaaaagaTCAAGATTCTTCGATTAGCCAGCATGATACAAGTCATAGACTTCCAGATAGGAAATCTTCAAATGTCAATCTGAAGAGGAAACTCCTTACAGTTAAAGTGGATATGAAGAAAACATTAGATAAATACAGGTATTTATCTTTTCCCTGCTTTTCTTTGAAGTCTACTAAAAATTTTTGCTTGATCTTTACTTTTGGCTTATGAAAATTTAGAAATGTATCAGAATAGGAGAGCAGATCTTAGTTTTTTCAAAAAGTCTTGTAATGGCAGTGGTGCTTGTCAATAACAGGtaatatcagttcataaaaaCAGTGTAAATTTTGCTGATAGCTTAACTCCCTATGTCCTTTGTTAGAACCTTTTTAATTACTGGTAAAAGATGTTAAAGGAGCTGGAAGGTCCCTTCCTGAATGAACTAACATTATTAGTTACATCTTACAATTATGTCAAGtatccataaaaataatttttatctgaGTTagtggggtggggaaaggggaagagttGAGTTGAAAttgtgaagaagaaaaggaattagtTCTGGAGTGGGCC
Proteins encoded in this region:
- the BCLAF3 gene encoding BCLAF1 and THRAP3 family member 3 isoform X5, producing the protein MSLFLGELTTVEPADLKSGSWYTCQKMARSRSRSPRWKQRSLSPEFRNTEHYRQRYPHGSYDYEYKGFRKDPKRTVPWRMDNEKYEQNDPRISSHGSVHHRIYEHRSPSPSVRRDCLEDTYSYKPHRGYSPERGDSSRKFHYIPKYLDTLPYKEHEWHYSSQKVSGRYVLDDARFTGIGKEVKPLHRSADSFKFEGKWHEDELRYQRTQEDKYAQSPRRGPEELVPRNSFQKRYPEDGDFREYGHSSKRTKDMERYENREPSRNPKWKPEHSFPSYQEKKGQRSVEPQNYRSAEREYLEDNSLAKISYGYRHKHYKHSDEEQSFSNGRTQKYSKEEDRKYSSPKDSLNRELDCFSSNGRMRDTEEGNFDSLKYPKKACGACTNLYKNDIDMRLFSNKLKERVKKEIDLKKDQDSSISQHDTSHRLPDRKSSNVNLKRKLLTVKVDMKKTLDKYRKKENFHPVFEHLDSTAQNVENKPSGEFTQEIITIIHQVKANYFPSSDLTLHERFSKMQDTQVPDINEIKMNSDPEIHRIDMSLAELKNERTVKCEPGQNAYHTSKTKDIINDRPFGIRDNLQSPGTFRRPFKNNLIDGRFQPHYKSGLVLKGLYVQAKYQRLRFTGSRGFTTNKFREFLKKEKEHVNIATEI
- the BCLAF3 gene encoding BCLAF1 and THRAP3 family member 3 isoform X3, producing the protein MSLFLGELTTVEPADLKSGSWYTCQKMARSRSRSPRWKQRSLSPEFRNTEHYRQRYPHGSYDYEYKGFRKDPKRTVPWRMDNEKYEQNDPRISSHGSVHHRIYEHRSPSPSVRRDCLEDTYSYKPHRGYSPERGDSSRKFHYIPKYLDTLPYKEHEWHYSSQKVSGRYVLDDARFTGIGKEVKPLHRSADSFKFEGKWHEDELRYQRTQEDKYAQSPRRGPEELVPRNSFQKRYPEDGDFREYGHSSKRTKDMERYENREPSRNPKWKPEHSFPSYQEKKGQRSVEPQNYRSAEREYLEDNSLAKISYGYRHKHYKHSDEEQSFSNGRTQKYSKEEDRKYSSPKDSLNRELDCFSSNGRMRDTEEGNFDSLKYPKKACGACTNLYKNDIDMRLFSNKLKERVKKEIDLKKDQDSSISQHDTSHRLPDRKSSNVNLKRKLLTVKVDMKKTLDKYRKKENFHPVFEHLDSTAQNVENKPSGEFTQEIITIIHQVKANYFPSSDLTLHERFSKMQDTQVPDINEIKMNSDPEIHRRIDMSLAELKNERTVKCEPGQAMFRVIEDPNDLRHDIERRRKERLQNEDERIFHIGRAIRRNDQNFNFSKLQNVRTSGFQKPIRFFKPYFRKFVRKSYKNAYHTSKTKDIINDRPFGIRDNLQSPGTFRRPFKNNLIDGRFQPHYKSGLVLKGLYVQAKYQRLRFTGSRGFTTNKFREFLKKEKF
- the BCLAF3 gene encoding BCLAF1 and THRAP3 family member 3 isoform X2, giving the protein MSLFLGELTTVEPADLKSGSWYTCQKMARSRSRSPRWKQRSLSPEFRNTEHYRQRYPHGSYDYEYKGFRKDPKRTVPWRMDNEKYEQNDPRISSHGSVHHRIYEHRSPSPSVRRDCLEDTYSYKPHRGYSPERGDSSRKFHYIPKYLDTLPYKEHEWHYSSQKVSGRYVLDDARFTGIGKEVKPLHRSADSFKFEGKWHEDELRYQRTQEDKYAQSPRRGPEELVPRNSFQKRYPEDGDFREYGHSSKRTKDMERYENREPSRNPKWKPEHSFPSYQEKKGQRSVEPQNYRSAEREYLEDNSLAKISYGYRHKHYKHSDEEQSFSNGRTQKYSKEEDRKYSSPKDSLNRELDCFSSNGRMRDTEEGNFDSLKYPKKACGACTNLYKNDIDMRLFSNKLKERVKKEIDLKKDQDSSISQHDTSHRLPDRKSSNVNLKRKLLTVKVDMKKTLDKYRKKENFHPVFEHLDSTAQNVENKPSGEFTQEIITIIHQVKANYFPSSDLTLHERFSKMQDTQVPDINEIKMNSDPEIHRIDMSLAELKNERTVKCEPGQAMFRVIEDPNDLRHDIERRRKERLQNEDERIFHIGRAIRRNDQNFNFSKLQNVRTSGFQKPIRFFKPYFRKFVRKSYKNAYHTSKTKDIINDRPFGIRDNLQSPGTFRRPFKNNLIDGRFQPHYKSGLVLKGLYVQAKYQRLRFTGSRGFTTNKFREFLKKEKEHVNIATEI
- the BCLAF3 gene encoding BCLAF1 and THRAP3 family member 3 isoform X1; protein product: MSLFLGELTTVEPADLKSGSWYTCQKMARSRSRSPRWKQRSLSPEFRNTEHYRQRYPHGSYDYEYKGFRKDPKRTVPWRMDNEKYEQNDPRISSHGSVHHRIYEHRSPSPSVRRDCLEDTYSYKPHRGYSPERGDSSRKFHYIPKYLDTLPYKEHEWHYSSQKVSGRYVLDDARFTGIGKEVKPLHRSADSFKFEGKWHEDELRYQRTQEDKYAQSPRRGPEELVPRNSFQKRYPEDGDFREYGHSSKRTKDMERYENREPSRNPKWKPEHSFPSYQEKKGQRSVEPQNYRSAEREYLEDNSLAKISYGYRHKHYKHSDEEQSFSNGRTQKYSKEEDRKYSSPKDSLNRELDCFSSNGRMRDTEEGNFDSLKYPKKACGACTNLYKNDIDMRLFSNKLKERVKKEIDLKKDQDSSISQHDTSHRLPDRKSSNVNLKRKLLTVKVDMKKTLDKYRKKENFHPVFEHLDSTAQNVENKPSGEFTQEIITIIHQVKANYFPSSDLTLHERFSKMQDTQVPDINEIKMNSDPEIHRRIDMSLAELKNERTVKCEPGQAMFRVIEDPNDLRHDIERRRKERLQNEDERIFHIGRAIRRNDQNFNFSKLQNVRTSGFQKPIRFFKPYFRKFVRKSYKNAYHTSKTKDIINDRPFGIRDNLQSPGTFRRPFKNNLIDGRFQPHYKSGLVLKGLYVQAKYQRLRFTGSRGFTTNKFREFLKKEKEHVNIATEI
- the BCLAF3 gene encoding BCLAF1 and THRAP3 family member 3 isoform X4 translates to MSLFLGELTTVEPADLKSGSWYTCQKMARSRSRSPRWKQRSLSPEFRNTEHYRQRYPHGSYDYEYKGFRKDPKRTVPWRMDNEKYEQNDPRISSHGSVHHRIYEHRSPSPSVRRDCLEDTYSYKPHRGYSPERGDSSRKFHYIPKYLDTLPYKEHEWHYSSQKVSGRYVLDDARFTGIGKEVKPLHRSADSFKFEGKWHEDELRYQRTQEDKYAQSPRRGPEELVPRNSFQKRYPEDGDFREYGHSSKRTKDMERYENREPSRNPKWKPEHSFPSYQEKKGQRSVEPQNYRSAEREYLEDNSLAKISYGYRHKHYKHSDEEQSFSNGRTQKYSKEEDRKYSSPKDSLNRELDCFSSNGRMRDTEEGNFDSLKYPKKACGACTNLYKNDIDMRLFSNKLKERVKKEIDLKKDQDSSISQHDTSHRLPDRKSSNVNLKRKLLTVKVDMKKTLDKYRKKENFHPVFEHLDSTAQNVENKPSGEFTQEIITIIHQVKANYFPSSDLTLHERFSKMQDTQVPDINEIKMNSDPEIHRRIDMSLAELKNERTVKCEPGQNAYHTSKTKDIINDRPFGIRDNLQSPGTFRRPFKNNLIDGRFQPHYKSGLVLKGLYVQAKYQRLRFTGSRGFTTNKFREFLKKEKEHVNIATEI